A region from the Aliarcobacter thereius LMG 24486 genome encodes:
- a CDS encoding cbb3-type cytochrome oxidase subunit 3, whose translation MEYETLITIQGYAKFFLVLIVFILFYSYAYSIYKRDRKGERDFEKYSKLVHDDSSVSEPLEKREKEKDIGNKEK comes from the coding sequence ATGGAATATGAAACACTAATAACGATTCAAGGATATGCTAAATTCTTTTTGGTTTTGATTGTATTTATTCTTTTTTACTCTTATGCATATTCAATATACAAAAGGGATAGAAAAGGAGAGAGAGATTTTGAAAAGTATTCTAAGCTTGTACACGATGATTCTAGTGTTTCAGAACCTCTTGAAAAAAGAGAAAAAGAAAAAGATATAGGTAATAA
- the ccoO gene encoding cytochrome-c oxidase, cbb3-type subunit II, which yields MFHWLEQRPFFFAVMVFIFVAFAGIIEAIPDFAKQSRPTVGTKPYSVLELAGRHVYIKDSCNACHSQLIRPFKAETDRYGMYSLSGEYAYDRPFLWGSKRTGPDLMRVGNYRTTDWHENHMWEPKAVVPGSIMPAYRHHFSNIADLETAYAEAVTIKKVFNTPYDQEGMPTLGTWEEAKANMLAEAQEIASGMKNENVKQAVANGEIPEIVALIAYLNSLK from the coding sequence ATGTTTCATTGGTTAGAACAAAGACCGTTTTTCTTTGCGGTAATGGTATTTATATTTGTTGCATTTGCAGGAATTATCGAGGCAATTCCTGATTTTGCAAAGCAAAGTCGTCCAACAGTTGGGACTAAACCTTATTCAGTTTTAGAGCTTGCAGGTAGACATGTATATATAAAAGATTCATGTAATGCTTGTCACTCACAGTTAATTAGACCATTCAAAGCTGAAACTGATAGATATGGTATGTATTCTTTATCTGGAGAATATGCTTATGATAGACCATTCTTATGGGGATCAAAAAGAACAGGACCAGATTTAATGAGAGTAGGAAACTATAGAACAACTGACTGGCATGAAAACCATATGTGGGAACCTAAAGCAGTTGTACCTGGAAGTATTATGCCAGCGTATAGACACCATTTTAGTAATATTGCAGATTTAGAAACTGCATATGCGGAAGCTGTTACAATTAAAAAAGTATTTAATACACCTTATGATCAAGAAGGTATGCCAACTCTTGGAACTTGGGAAGAAGCAAAAGCTAATATGTTAGCTGAAGCTCAAGAGATTGCAAGTGGTATGAAAAATGAAAATGTAAAACAAGCTGTTGCAAATGGTGAGATTCCTGAAATTGTTGCATTAATTGCATATTTAAATTCTTTAAAATAG